A window of Terriglobus sp. RCC_193 contains these coding sequences:
- a CDS encoding septal ring lytic transglycosylase RlpA family protein, which yields MIHATENGSENNLPVHPAKVTRGIASLSRTLLRSRAVLRLARKRHSLALGLALATGAAVSAAYATVSVVTHQVEAHDARVEPLAPAPAPPAPPVELTKKRHPILSFRATAFRGLASWYGEVWNGRTTASGETFDETKLTAAHKTLPLGTIVRVTDMENMKSVVVKINDRGTLAPDRVIDLSSAAAKELGIIEQGLAKVKLEIVKKAS from the coding sequence TTGATCCACGCAACCGAAAACGGTTCGGAAAATAATCTCCCGGTCCACCCCGCGAAAGTTACCCGCGGAATTGCATCACTCTCCCGCACCCTGTTACGCAGCCGCGCTGTTCTACGGCTGGCCCGCAAGCGCCACTCGCTTGCCCTAGGATTGGCATTGGCCACCGGCGCCGCTGTTTCTGCCGCATACGCTACGGTTTCCGTGGTGACGCACCAGGTGGAAGCTCACGACGCACGTGTTGAGCCGCTGGCCCCTGCACCTGCTCCGCCCGCTCCACCGGTGGAACTGACGAAGAAGCGTCATCCGATTCTGAGTTTCCGCGCGACTGCCTTCCGCGGACTGGCCTCCTGGTATGGAGAGGTCTGGAATGGACGCACCACCGCCAGCGGAGAAACCTTTGACGAAACGAAGCTGACCGCCGCCCACAAGACGCTGCCGCTGGGCACGATTGTCCGCGTGACCGACATGGAAAACATGAAGTCGGTGGTGGTGAAGATCAATGATCGCGGCACACTGGCTCCCGATCGCGTGATTGACCTGTCGAGTGCCGCAGCGAAAGAGCTGGGCATCATTGAGCAGGGATTGGCGAAGGTGAAGCTGGAGATCGTTAAGAAGGCTTCCTAA
- a CDS encoding Gfo/Idh/MocA family protein translates to MSHTAHSGATAIAVIGAGAFGRNHLRVYRALEQAGAGIRLAACADPSEPARAAVAAEYGIPVFASVDELLAAGLGIAAASVCTHTIHHASAAIALLEAGIDVLIEKPIASSLAEADSILAAAREHGCIVQVGHLERFNPAVTAATSLVHQPMFFESHRLSIFTPRSLDVDVVLDLMIHDLDIVLTLADSPIREVRAVGLPVLSKKTDIANVRVEFESGAVANFTASRISTERVRKLRFFQPHQYLSLDFARQDLLMIDVTAAASLTAAQMQALFAASTGRDESHTAEEVEAHLASLRAAQQAIAAEKTAAQATLSDQPIARDLAAQGGLTSPGGASFDSVSSNAVSPASARPGTPIPAQEHPSAGLSLRKIPTEPGEPLRLEIEDFLKAIRTRQEPRVTGHNGRNALALALEINAAIADHQQRAGLV, encoded by the coding sequence ATGAGCCACACTGCTCATTCCGGCGCCACGGCCATCGCCGTTATCGGCGCCGGAGCCTTCGGCCGCAACCATCTCCGCGTCTATCGCGCGCTGGAACAGGCCGGTGCAGGCATCCGTCTCGCCGCCTGTGCCGACCCCAGCGAACCCGCCCGCGCCGCCGTCGCCGCGGAATACGGCATCCCTGTCTTCGCCTCTGTGGACGAGCTTCTCGCCGCGGGCCTGGGCATCGCCGCCGCCAGCGTCTGCACGCACACCATCCACCACGCCTCCGCGGCCATCGCGCTGCTTGAGGCAGGCATCGACGTCCTCATTGAAAAGCCCATCGCCTCGTCGCTGGCAGAGGCCGATAGCATCCTCGCCGCCGCACGCGAACACGGCTGCATCGTGCAGGTGGGCCATCTCGAACGGTTCAACCCCGCCGTCACGGCAGCCACATCGCTCGTTCACCAACCCATGTTTTTTGAGTCGCACCGGCTCAGCATCTTTACGCCGCGCTCGCTCGATGTGGATGTTGTGCTCGACCTCATGATCCACGATCTCGACATCGTGCTCACCCTCGCCGATTCGCCCATCCGCGAAGTCCGCGCCGTAGGCCTGCCCGTCTTGTCGAAGAAGACAGACATCGCCAATGTCCGCGTCGAATTCGAAAGCGGAGCCGTTGCCAACTTCACCGCGTCGCGCATCTCCACGGAACGCGTCCGCAAGCTGCGTTTCTTCCAGCCACACCAGTACCTCTCACTCGACTTCGCGCGGCAGGACCTGCTCATGATCGACGTCACAGCAGCAGCCTCCCTCACCGCCGCGCAGATGCAGGCATTGTTTGCCGCATCCACCGGTCGCGACGAATCACACACCGCCGAAGAGGTAGAAGCGCACCTCGCCTCCCTGCGTGCCGCACAGCAGGCCATCGCCGCTGAAAAGACCGCAGCGCAGGCCACCCTTTCTGATCAACCCATCGCCCGCGATCTCGCCGCACAAGGTGGCCTCACCTCGCCCGGCGGAGCCTCATTCGATTCCGTATCTTCCAACGCAGTATCCCCAGCTTCAGCACGGCCTGGCACACCCATCCCCGCGCAGGAACATCCCTCGGCAGGTCTGTCGTTACGCAAAATCCCCACGGAACCGGGCGAACCCCTGCGCCTTGAAATCGAAGACTTCCTCAAAGCCATCCGCACGCGGCAGGAACCCCGCGTCACCGGCCACAACGGCCGCAACGCTCTTGCCCTCGCGCTGGAAATCAACGCCGCCATAGCGGATCACCAGCAACGCGCCGGATTGGTCTAA
- a CDS encoding DUF2164 domain-containing protein, which produces MPIELNRQNRTDAIASLKRYFEENLPEPIGDLPAGMLLDYILQEIGPLVYNQAIGDAQARLSSVVTDLTGDLYEKPLAYWPTIDNKRKRR; this is translated from the coding sequence ATGCCCATCGAACTCAATCGCCAAAACCGCACCGACGCCATCGCATCCCTCAAACGCTACTTTGAAGAGAATCTCCCGGAACCCATCGGCGATCTTCCGGCAGGCATGCTGCTCGACTACATCCTCCAGGAGATCGGCCCATTGGTCTACAACCAGGCCATCGGCGATGCACAGGCGCGCCTAAGCTCCGTAGTAACCGACCTCACCGGCGACCTCTACGAGAAGCCCCTCGCCTACTGGCCCACCATCGACAACAAACGCAAACGCCGCTGA